The Benincasa hispida cultivar B227 chromosome 9, ASM972705v1, whole genome shotgun sequence genome has a segment encoding these proteins:
- the LOC120086220 gene encoding squamosa promoter-binding-like protein 3: protein MEAKSIEGKHNFKDKTCREGMVDDDLEYETEEEVGGAGHGGSNACTALGYFENEKKKRGAAVSGRGRSGGCVSSPSCQAHNCATDLSEAKRYHRRHKVCELHSKAAVVMVAGIRQRFCQQCSRFHELTEFDEAKRSCRRRLAGHNERRRKSSAECQGESTSRKGSTPQSKESHCRQLVEDQRSRIQIAPPGSSGYKHLHIR from the exons ATGGAAGCAAAGAGCATTGAAGGGAAGCATAATTTCAAAGATAAGACGTGCAGGGAAGGCATGGTCGATGACGATTTAGAATACGAGACGGAGGAAGAGGTTGGCGGAGCTGGCCATGGTGGTAGCAATGCTTGCACTGCATTGGGTTATTTtgagaatgagaaaaagaaacgAGGGGCAGCAGTTTCTGGCCGGGGAAGGTCCGGTGGATGCGTCTCTTCGCCGAGTTGCCAAGCGCACAACTGTGCAACAGATTTGAGTGAAGCAAAGAGGTATCACCGCCGCCACAAGGTCTGCGAGCTTCACTCAAAGGCAGCGGTCGTCATGGTTGCGGGAATTCGCCAGCGTTTCTGTCAGCAATGCAGCAG GTTCCATGAGTTAACAGAATTTGATGAAGCAAAAAGGAGCTGTCGGCGTAGGCTGGCAGGACACAACGAACGTCGCCGGAAGAGCTCGGCAGAATGCCAAGGGGAAAGCACGAGCCGCAAAGGATCAACCCCGCAGTCGAAGGAAAGCCATTGCAGGCAGCTGGTGGAAGATCAAAGAAGCAGAATTCAGATAGCTCCTCCAGGAAGTTCTGGCTATAAACACCTGCATATCAGATAA
- the LOC120086219 gene encoding probable protein phosphatase 2C 39 gives MTGKEILHKMKEKVGLCSSDPDSGKGKSKMSKHVTHGFHLVEGKSNHAMEDYLVAEFKQVDHHELGLFAIFDGHLSNTIPDYLQSHLFSNIINEPDFWTDPKNAVRKAYEETDAYILEKAVDFSHGGSTAVTAILIDCKTLVVGNVGDSRAVICCNGKARQLSIDHEPSTERKSIEDRGGFVSNFPGDVPRVDGQLAVARAFGDRSLKKHLSSEPYVVVETIDDETEFVILASDGLWKVMTNEDAVESIRHIKDAHAAAKHLTEEALKRKSKDDISCIVVRFH, from the exons ATGACTGGGAAAGAGATTCTCCACAAGATGAAG GAAAAAGTTGGGTTGTGTTCGTCGGATCCAGACTCAGGAAAAGGAAAGAGCAAGATGTCCAAGCATGTCACACATGGTTTTCACTTGGTGGAAGGGAAATCAAATCATGCAATGGAAGATTATCTGGTTGCAGAGTTTAAGCAAGTTGATCATCATGAGCTTGGTTTATTTGCTATCTTTGATGGCCATTTGAGCAATACTATTCCTGATTATTTGCAGTCacatttattttctaatataataaatGAG CCTGATTTCTGGACCGATCCAAAGAATGCAGTCAGAAAAGCATACGAGGAAACAGATGCTTACATTTTAGAAAAAGCTGTTGACTTTAGTCATGGGGGTTCAACTGCTGTCACGGCCATATTGATTGACTGTAAGACACTAGTAGTGGGGAATGTGGGGGACTCCCGTGCCGTTATCTGTTGTAACGGAAAGGCCAGACAATTATCAATTGATCATGAGCCGAGCACTGAAAGAAAAAGCATCGAGGACAGAGGTGGTTTTGTATCAAACTTTCCCG GAGATGTTCCACGTGTTGATGGGCAGTTAGCGGTGGCAAGGGCATTTGGTGATAGGAGCTTAAAGAAACATTTGAGTTCAGAGCCTTATGTGGTTGTGGAGACGATAGACGACGAGACTGAATTTGTTATCTTGGCAAGTGATGGATTGTGGAAG GTTATGACAAATGAAGACGCCGTAGAGTCGATCAGGCATATAAAAGATGCCCATGCAGCTGCCAAACACCTGACAGAGGAGGCGCTCAAGAGGAAGAGCAAAGATGATATCTCTTGTATAGTTGTGAGATTTCACTGA